The following proteins are co-located in the uncultured Propionivibrio sp. genome:
- a CDS encoding 23S rRNA pseudouridine(2605) synthase RluB, giving the protein MPNNQKKTPFRSPQADSRRTTGRRSGPAERASAPVARPEPEVMAPAPERPRRPPADLGKRERHMVAPAKPERLQKLLAQSGVGSRREMETLIAEGRVNVNGETATLGQSASPGDRVKVNGRLVNLKFSNRLPRVILYHKPEGEIVSRDDPDHRPSVFTSLPRLSGARWVAVGRLDFNTSGLLLFTTSGELANRLMHPRYQLVREYAVRVLGDLGVEAQQRLLDGVELEDGLAQFSTFQDAGGDGANHWYRVSLFEGRNREVRRMFEAVGVTVSRLMRVRYGPFVLPPNLKRGQVQELDDAVVGKLMTEFGLEAPARAPVKRRPR; this is encoded by the coding sequence ATGCCGAATAATCAGAAGAAAACCCCGTTCCGGTCTCCCCAGGCCGATTCCCGCCGCACGACCGGGCGCCGCAGTGGCCCCGCCGAGCGCGCGTCGGCGCCGGTGGCGCGTCCGGAACCGGAGGTGATGGCGCCGGCACCCGAGCGTCCGCGCCGTCCGCCCGCCGATCTTGGCAAGCGCGAACGGCACATGGTGGCGCCGGCCAAGCCCGAGCGCCTGCAGAAGCTGCTGGCGCAAAGTGGCGTCGGGTCTCGCCGTGAAATGGAGACGCTGATCGCCGAAGGGCGAGTGAACGTGAATGGCGAGACGGCGACGCTCGGGCAGTCGGCAAGCCCTGGCGATCGCGTCAAGGTCAATGGCCGGCTCGTCAATCTCAAGTTCTCCAACCGCCTGCCGCGCGTGATCCTCTATCACAAGCCGGAAGGCGAAATCGTCTCGCGCGACGATCCGGATCACCGTCCGAGCGTGTTCACGTCCCTGCCGCGGTTGTCCGGGGCGCGTTGGGTGGCGGTCGGCCGGCTTGATTTCAATACCAGCGGCCTTCTGCTGTTCACGACGTCGGGTGAGTTGGCCAACCGGCTGATGCACCCCCGTTACCAGTTGGTGCGGGAATACGCCGTCCGGGTGCTTGGTGATCTCGGTGTCGAAGCGCAGCAGCGCCTGCTCGACGGCGTCGAGCTCGAAGACGGTCTGGCGCAGTTCTCGACCTTCCAGGATGCCGGTGGCGACGGCGCCAATCATTGGTACCGCGTGTCGCTGTTCGAGGGGCGCAACCGCGAGGTACGCCGGATGTTCGAGGCCGTCGGCGTCACTGTCAGCCGCTTGATGCGTGTGCGCTACGGGCCCTTTGTGTTGCCGCCCAATCTCAAGCGGGGTCAGGTGCAGGAACTCGACGACGCGGTCGTGGGCAAGCTGATGACCGAGTTCGGTCTTGAGGCGCCGGCACGGGCGCCGGTCAAGCGGCGGCCACGCTGA
- the pnp gene encoding polyribonucleotide nucleotidyltransferase has translation MFNIAKKTFTYGAHQVTLETGEIARQSGAAVMVSMGDTVVLVSVVGAKSVKPGQDFFPLTVDYIEKTYAAGRIPGGFFKREGRPSEKETLTSRLIDRPLRPLFPDGFYNEVQVVAMVVSLDPEIDPDIPAMIGASAALAVSGIPFNGPIGAARVGYVDGQYVVNPTRTQLQTSSRLDLVVAGTQAAVLMVESEADILPEDVMLGAVVFGHEQLQTVINAINEFVDEAGKPEWDWAPAAKNEELVAKLSALVESELQDAYRITSKQQRTHRVNEIAAKAVETLTAGEGAPDSTTIGNLFFDLESRIVRGRILAGEPRIDGRDTRTVRPIAIRTGVLPRTHGSALFTRGETQALVVATLGTGRDEQIIDSLAGESRDRFMLHYNFPPYATGECGRVGSPKRREIGHGRLAKRAMIAVLPKAEDFSYTMRVVSEITESNGSSSMASVCGSTLALMDAGVPLKAHVAGIAMGLIKEGNRFAVLTDILGDEDHLGDMDFKVAGTDTGVTALQMDIKIQGITKEIMQVALAQAKEARMHILAQMQGAVAAPRQDVSNYAPRLYTMKINPEKIRDVIGKGGAVIRAITEETGTTIDIKEDGTITIASVNADAANAARARIEAITADVEVGKVYEGTVLKLLDFGAIVSILPGRDGLLHISQIANERVNAVSDYLKEGQKVRVKVLEADEKGRVRLSMKAVTVEEGGMAPAPAPVAETPAAPQ, from the coding sequence ATGTTCAATATCGCCAAGAAGACGTTCACCTACGGGGCGCATCAGGTGACGCTTGAAACCGGTGAAATCGCCCGGCAGTCCGGCGCGGCTGTCATGGTGTCGATGGGCGACACCGTCGTTCTGGTGAGCGTGGTCGGCGCCAAGTCGGTCAAGCCCGGTCAGGACTTCTTCCCGCTGACCGTCGATTACATCGAGAAGACCTATGCCGCCGGCCGCATTCCCGGCGGTTTCTTCAAGCGCGAAGGCCGTCCGTCCGAGAAGGAGACGCTGACCTCGCGTCTGATCGACCGTCCGCTGCGTCCGCTGTTCCCGGACGGTTTCTACAACGAAGTGCAGGTCGTTGCGATGGTGGTTTCGCTCGACCCCGAGATCGATCCGGACATCCCGGCGATGATCGGCGCCTCGGCGGCGCTGGCCGTTTCCGGCATCCCGTTCAACGGCCCGATCGGCGCCGCGCGCGTCGGTTACGTTGACGGCCAGTACGTGGTCAACCCGACCCGCACGCAACTGCAGACCAGCAGCCGCCTTGACCTCGTCGTCGCCGGTACGCAGGCAGCGGTGCTGATGGTCGAATCGGAAGCCGACATCCTGCCCGAAGACGTGATGCTGGGCGCCGTGGTCTTCGGCCATGAGCAACTGCAGACCGTCATCAACGCCATCAACGAATTCGTCGATGAAGCCGGCAAGCCCGAGTGGGACTGGGCGCCTGCCGCCAAGAACGAGGAACTCGTGGCCAAGCTCTCCGCGCTCGTCGAAAGCGAGCTGCAGGATGCTTATCGCATCACCAGCAAGCAACAGCGTACGCACCGCGTCAATGAAATCGCTGCCAAGGCCGTCGAAACGCTGACCGCCGGCGAAGGCGCGCCGGATTCGACGACGATCGGCAACCTCTTCTTCGATCTCGAGTCGCGTATCGTCCGTGGCCGCATCCTGGCCGGCGAACCCCGTATCGACGGTCGCGACACGCGCACCGTTCGTCCGATCGCCATCCGTACCGGCGTGCTGCCGCGTACGCACGGTTCGGCGTTGTTTACGCGTGGCGAAACCCAGGCGCTGGTCGTGGCCACGCTGGGCACCGGTCGCGACGAGCAGATCATCGATTCGCTGGCTGGCGAGTCGCGCGATCGCTTCATGCTGCACTACAACTTCCCGCCGTATGCCACTGGCGAATGCGGCCGCGTCGGTTCGCCGAAGCGTCGTGAAATCGGTCACGGCCGTCTGGCCAAGCGTGCGATGATCGCGGTGCTGCCGAAGGCGGAAGACTTCTCCTACACGATGCGCGTCGTCTCGGAAATCACCGAGTCGAACGGTTCGAGCTCGATGGCGTCGGTCTGCGGTTCGACGCTGGCGCTGATGGATGCCGGCGTGCCGCTGAAGGCGCATGTCGCCGGTATCGCCATGGGCCTGATCAAGGAAGGCAACCGCTTCGCCGTGCTGACCGACATCCTCGGTGATGAAGATCACCTGGGCGACATGGACTTCAAGGTGGCCGGTACCGACACGGGTGTGACGGCGCTGCAGATGGACATCAAGATCCAGGGCATCACCAAGGAAATCATGCAGGTGGCGCTGGCGCAAGCCAAGGAAGCCCGCATGCACATCCTCGCGCAGATGCAGGGTGCCGTTGCCGCGCCGCGTCAGGACGTGTCGAACTACGCGCCGCGTCTCTACACGATGAAGATCAATCCGGAGAAGATCCGCGACGTCATCGGCAAGGGCGGTGCGGTCATCCGCGCGATCACCGAGGAAACCGGCACGACGATCGACATCAAGGAAGACGGCACGATCACCATCGCGTCGGTTAACGCTGATGCTGCGAACGCTGCCAGGGCCCGCATCGAGGCGATCACCGCTGACGTCGAAGTCGGCAAGGTCTACGAAGGCACCGTGCTCAAGCTGCTGGATTTCGGCGCCATCGTCAGCATCCTGCCGGGTCGCGACGGTCTGCTGCACATTTCGCAGATCGCCAACGAGCGCGTCAATGCCGTGTCCGACTACCTCAAGGAAGGCCAGAAAGTGCGCGTCAAAGTGCTTGAAGCCGATGAGAAGGGTCGTGTCCGTCTGTCGATGAAGGCGGTGACGGTTGAAGAGGGTGGCATGGCGCCGGCTCCGGCTCCGGTGGCTGAAACGCCTGCCGCGCCGCAGTAA
- the rpsO gene encoding 30S ribosomal protein S15 has translation MAITVAQRAQIMKDFQRDAADTGSAEVQVALLTARINDLTGHFKEHVKDHHSRRGLLRMVSRRRTLLDYLKRTDVDSYRTLIQRLGLRK, from the coding sequence ATGGCGATTACCGTTGCGCAAAGAGCGCAGATCATGAAGGATTTTCAACGCGACGCAGCCGACACCGGCTCGGCGGAAGTTCAAGTCGCGCTGTTGACCGCACGTATCAATGACCTCACCGGTCACTTCAAGGAACACGTCAAGGATCACCATTCGCGTCGTGGTCTGCTGCGCATGGTCAGCCGTCGCCGCACCCTGCTGGACTACCTGAAGCGTACCGACGTCGATTCGTATCGTACGCTGATCCAGCGTCTCGGTCTGCGTAAGTAA
- the rbfA gene encoding 30S ribosome-binding factor RbfA, producing the protein MAGNKSFSRKDRVSEQIRRELAELIRAEVKDPRVGMVSVTEVQVTPDYAHAKVFFSTLSGSASVEGVLEGLQKASGFLRRELGKRIRIHTTPQLHFVFDQSLERGADLTRLIQQAVAVSGGEQSEDAGDAGSGER; encoded by the coding sequence GTGGCAGGCAACAAGAGCTTTTCCCGCAAGGATCGGGTGTCGGAACAGATCCGCCGCGAACTGGCGGAACTGATCCGCGCCGAGGTCAAGGATCCGCGCGTCGGCATGGTCAGTGTCACCGAAGTTCAGGTGACGCCTGACTATGCTCATGCCAAGGTGTTTTTCAGCACGCTGTCCGGCAGCGCGTCGGTTGAGGGTGTGCTCGAAGGCCTGCAGAAGGCGTCGGGTTTCCTGCGCCGGGAGTTGGGCAAGCGCATCCGTATTCACACGACGCCGCAATTGCATTTCGTCTTCGACCAGTCGCTCGAACGCGGCGCCGATCTGACCCGGTTGATCCAGCAGGCGGTCGCGGTGTCCGGCGGGGAACAAAGCGAGGATGCAGGCGACGCCGGTTCGGGCGAGCGCTGA
- the dksA gene encoding RNA polymerase-binding protein DksA, which yields MPEDMLHKQFAPYVPKKGEEYMSTRQLAHFRTILEALKTELMNDIERTVHTMQDEATVFADPNDRASQETDIAIELRNRDRERKLIKKIEETIGTIDSGDYGYCSSCGVEIGIKRLEARPTASLCIDCKTLEEVREKQVAK from the coding sequence ACAATTTGCTCCCTACGTTCCGAAGAAGGGCGAGGAATACATGAGCACTCGGCAACTGGCTCATTTCCGCACCATCCTTGAAGCGCTCAAGACGGAACTGATGAACGACATCGAGCGTACGGTCCATACGATGCAGGACGAAGCGACGGTCTTTGCCGACCCGAACGACCGCGCCAGCCAGGAAACCGACATCGCCATCGAACTCCGCAACCGGGATCGCGAACGCAAGCTGATCAAGAAAATCGAGGAAACGATCGGGACGATCGACAGCGGCGATTATGGCTACTGCAGCAGCTGCGGCGTCGAGATCGGCATCAAGCGCCTCGAAGCGCGTCCGACAGCCTCGCTCTGCATCGATTGCAAGACGCTCGAGGAAGTCCGCGAAAAGCAGGTCGCCAAGTAA
- the infB gene encoding translation initiation factor IF-2 — protein sequence MAQTSVAQFADSLKMPAVVLLEQLQKAGVVKTKTDDLLTEQDKTRLLDYLRRSHGAVEAKTKITLTRKETSEIRSQDAQGKSRTVQVEVRKKRILVKRDIPEIKPAALADTVPAPIEEIKPEAVVEIPPAPVETAPVVAEVAEVVSAEAVSVEPPKEVAAEAPKAPPVVEKIVEPVVEKSAPAAPVVDVPAEKAVVAEVSEKAPEAKKTEDVRSGQQRHAAKPAGEAKKASDAKAPGEAKVVVKKVVSRASIIGEEQQRLRAEEERRKAELRARQEAEFLEKQQRAAELVRLKQEAETKAVAARAAEAAKQVAAKTASDRPAEDKTLHKPAGKVGVADKKTDKKGTSDKKGPWKDEGGAKRPGLKTRGGATPAGGSGWRDGRQGKRSGRSHDAEESHGFQQPTEAVVRDVHVPETISVSDLAHKMAIKATEVIKTLMKMGSMVTINQVLDQETAMIVVEEMGHRALAAKLDDPDAFIDESEHKDAEQLPRAPVVTVMGHVDHGKTSLLDYIRRTRVASGEAGGITQHIGAYHVETARGMVTFLDTPGHEAFTAMRARGAKATDIVILVVAADDGVMPQTREAIHHAKAAGVPIVVAVNKIDKPEANPDRVKQELVAEQVVPEEYGGESPFISVSAKTGQGIDELLENVLLQAEVLELTAPKETPAKGLIIEARLDKGRGPVATMLVQSGTLRQGDVLLAGQVFGRIRAMLDENGGSIKEAGPSIPVEILGLSDVPTAGQEAVVLGDERKAREIALFRQGKFRDVKLANKQAANLENLLEQMGEAEVKSLALIIKADVQGSQEALVHSLQKLSTDEVKVNVIHAAVGAISESDVHLAQASKAVIIGFNTRADAGARKAGESAGVQIRYYNIIYDAVDDVKSALSGMLSPEKREDVTGLVEIRQVFRASKIGTIAGCYVLEGVVKRSSRARLLRDNVVIWEGEFESLKRFKDDVKEVRAGFECGLSLKNYTNYESGDQLEVFDVTEVARTL from the coding sequence ATGGCGCAAACAAGCGTTGCCCAATTTGCCGATAGCTTAAAGATGCCAGCAGTCGTCCTGCTGGAACAATTGCAGAAGGCAGGCGTGGTCAAGACCAAGACCGACGACCTGCTGACCGAACAGGACAAGACCCGTTTGCTCGATTACCTGCGGCGTTCGCACGGGGCGGTCGAGGCGAAGACGAAAATTACCCTGACGCGCAAAGAGACGTCGGAAATCCGATCGCAGGATGCGCAAGGGAAATCGCGGACGGTTCAGGTCGAAGTGCGCAAGAAGCGCATTCTCGTCAAGCGCGATATCCCCGAAATCAAGCCGGCTGCGCTCGCCGATACCGTGCCGGCGCCGATCGAGGAAATCAAGCCCGAAGCGGTCGTCGAAATTCCGCCGGCGCCTGTCGAGACCGCTCCGGTTGTGGCCGAGGTCGCCGAGGTCGTGAGCGCCGAGGCGGTGAGCGTCGAGCCTCCGAAGGAAGTGGCTGCCGAGGCGCCGAAAGCGCCGCCGGTCGTTGAAAAAATTGTAGAGCCGGTTGTCGAGAAGTCGGCCCCGGCTGCGCCCGTTGTGGACGTGCCGGCCGAAAAGGCGGTCGTCGCCGAGGTGTCGGAAAAGGCGCCGGAGGCGAAGAAGACCGAGGACGTTCGTTCGGGTCAGCAGCGCCACGCTGCCAAGCCCGCCGGCGAGGCAAAGAAAGCGTCGGATGCGAAAGCGCCCGGCGAGGCCAAAGTGGTCGTCAAGAAGGTGGTTTCGCGTGCGTCGATCATCGGCGAAGAGCAGCAGCGTCTGCGTGCCGAGGAAGAGCGGCGCAAGGCGGAACTGCGCGCGCGCCAGGAGGCGGAGTTCCTCGAGAAGCAGCAGCGCGCGGCAGAACTCGTCCGGCTGAAGCAGGAAGCCGAAACCAAGGCCGTGGCGGCTCGGGCAGCGGAAGCGGCCAAGCAGGTGGCGGCGAAGACCGCCTCCGATCGTCCGGCCGAGGACAAGACCTTGCACAAACCGGCCGGAAAGGTCGGGGTTGCGGACAAGAAAACCGACAAGAAGGGCACGAGCGATAAGAAGGGTCCCTGGAAGGATGAGGGCGGCGCCAAGCGTCCGGGTCTCAAGACGCGTGGCGGCGCCACGCCGGCCGGTGGTTCCGGTTGGCGTGACGGACGGCAGGGCAAGCGCTCCGGGCGCTCGCACGACGCCGAGGAGTCGCATGGCTTCCAGCAGCCGACCGAGGCGGTCGTGCGTGACGTGCATGTGCCCGAGACCATTTCCGTGTCCGATCTGGCACACAAGATGGCGATCAAGGCGACCGAAGTCATCAAGACGCTGATGAAGATGGGTTCGATGGTAACCATCAACCAGGTGCTCGACCAGGAAACGGCGATGATCGTCGTCGAGGAAATGGGGCACCGCGCTTTGGCGGCCAAGCTCGATGATCCCGATGCCTTCATCGATGAATCCGAGCACAAGGATGCGGAGCAATTGCCGCGTGCGCCGGTGGTGACCGTGATGGGCCACGTCGACCACGGCAAGACCTCGCTGCTCGACTACATTCGTCGTACGCGGGTTGCTTCCGGCGAAGCGGGCGGCATCACGCAGCATATCGGCGCCTACCACGTCGAAACAGCGCGCGGCATGGTGACCTTCCTCGATACACCGGGTCACGAGGCCTTCACGGCAATGCGCGCACGCGGCGCCAAGGCCACCGACATTGTCATTCTGGTTGTCGCGGCTGACGACGGCGTCATGCCGCAGACGCGCGAGGCCATCCACCACGCGAAGGCGGCGGGCGTGCCCATTGTTGTCGCGGTGAACAAGATCGACAAGCCGGAAGCAAATCCGGATCGTGTCAAGCAGGAACTCGTCGCCGAGCAGGTGGTGCCCGAGGAGTATGGCGGCGAATCGCCGTTCATCTCGGTCTCGGCCAAGACCGGTCAGGGCATCGACGAACTGCTCGAAAACGTCCTGCTGCAGGCTGAAGTGCTCGAATTGACGGCGCCGAAAGAGACGCCGGCCAAGGGCCTGATCATCGAAGCGCGGCTCGACAAGGGACGTGGTCCGGTGGCGACGATGCTGGTGCAATCCGGCACGCTGCGTCAGGGCGACGTGCTGTTGGCCGGGCAGGTGTTCGGTCGCATCCGCGCCATGCTCGACGAGAATGGCGGATCGATCAAGGAAGCCGGCCCGTCGATCCCGGTCGAGATTCTCGGTCTGTCGGACGTGCCGACGGCGGGTCAGGAAGCCGTGGTGCTGGGCGACGAGCGCAAGGCGCGCGAAATCGCGCTGTTCCGCCAAGGCAAGTTCCGCGATGTGAAGCTCGCCAACAAGCAGGCGGCGAACCTGGAAAATCTGCTCGAACAGATGGGCGAGGCCGAAGTCAAGTCGCTGGCGCTCATCATCAAGGCGGACGTTCAGGGCTCGCAGGAAGCGCTGGTGCATTCGCTGCAGAAACTGTCCACCGACGAAGTCAAGGTCAATGTCATCCACGCCGCGGTCGGCGCGATCAGCGAATCCGACGTGCATCTGGCGCAGGCATCGAAGGCCGTCATCATCGGCTTCAACACCCGGGCCGATGCGGGTGCGCGTAAGGCAGGCGAAAGCGCAGGCGTGCAGATCCGTTATTACAACATCATTTACGATGCGGTTGATGACGTGAAGTCGGCGCTGTCCGGCATGCTGTCGCCGGAGAAGCGCGAGGATGTCACCGGTCTCGTCGAGATCCGTCAGGTGTTCCGCGCCAGCAAGATCGGCACGATCGCCGGTTGCTACGTCCTGGAAGGTGTCGTCAAGCGCTCGTCGCGGGCTCGCCTGCTGCGCGACAACGTCGTTATCTGGGAAGGCGAGTTCGAATCGCTCAAGCGCTTCAAGGACGACGTCAAGGAAGTCCGTGCCGGTTTCGAGTGCGGTCTGTCGCTCAAGAACTACACCAATTACGAGTCGGGCGACCAACTCGAGGTGTTCGACGTCACCGAAGTGGCCAGGACGCTCTAA
- the rimP gene encoding ribosome maturation factor RimP, with protein MDLHELLEKTVTGLGYELVDVEQSPRGRVLRLFIDKPEKQGGIDVEDCATVSNHLTRVLAVENVDYDRLEVSSPGLDRVLKKLADFERFAGSEVNLRLRLPLAGRRNFNGILQGVRDGKVCLTIDTGDVELELSNVDKARLVPKFD; from the coding sequence ATGGATTTGCACGAACTTCTCGAAAAGACCGTGACCGGCTTGGGTTATGAGTTGGTTGACGTCGAACAAAGCCCGCGCGGTCGGGTTCTGCGCCTGTTTATCGACAAGCCTGAAAAGCAGGGCGGCATCGACGTCGAAGACTGCGCGACGGTCAGCAATCATCTGACGCGCGTGTTGGCGGTCGAGAACGTCGATTACGACCGCCTCGAGGTGTCGTCGCCGGGGTTGGATCGGGTTCTGAAGAAACTCGCCGATTTCGAACGTTTCGCGGGGTCGGAAGTGAATCTCAGGTTGCGGCTGCCGCTGGCCGGGCGGCGCAACTTCAATGGCATTCTGCAGGGCGTCCGTGACGGCAAGGTTTGTCTGACGATCGATACGGGCGACGTCGAGTTGGAACTGTCCAACGTGGACAAGGCCCGGTTGGTACCGAAATTTGATTGA
- the truB gene encoding tRNA pseudouridine(55) synthase TruB: protein MQATPVRASAELTAATQAPRKVWRRVDGVLLLDKPKGMTSNAALQKARRYFSAAKAGHTGTLDPMATGLLPLCFGEATKFSADLLDADKSYEADILFGATTDTGDADGVVVKCRPVTFSAADLVTALAAFRGPIMQVPPMYSALKRDGRPLYELARQGVEVERTPRAVTIHELTLLSWEGERCRVRVRCSKGTYIRTLAEDIGERLGCGAHLVALRRIRVGDLDVAMAVTLEQIEAIAEEARAAVLQSPDALLQSLPEIVLSEDQARRFAHGNPVTVGVADAGVSGKCRVYAGAVLLGVGDLDDDGRLAPRRLVAA from the coding sequence ATGCAGGCGACGCCGGTTCGGGCGAGCGCTGAATTGACGGCGGCAACACAGGCGCCGCGGAAAGTCTGGCGGCGCGTCGATGGCGTGCTGCTGCTCGACAAGCCGAAAGGCATGACCTCGAATGCGGCGCTGCAAAAAGCGCGGCGCTATTTTTCCGCGGCCAAGGCCGGGCATACCGGCACGCTCGATCCGATGGCGACCGGCTTGCTGCCACTGTGTTTCGGTGAGGCGACCAAGTTCTCGGCTGATCTGCTCGACGCCGACAAAAGCTATGAAGCGGATATTCTGTTTGGCGCGACGACCGATACCGGCGATGCCGATGGCGTTGTCGTCAAATGCCGTCCGGTGACGTTTTCGGCCGCCGATCTGGTAACCGCGCTCGCGGCTTTCCGCGGTCCGATCATGCAGGTGCCGCCGATGTATTCGGCATTGAAGCGTGACGGTCGTCCCTTGTACGAACTTGCCCGGCAAGGGGTTGAGGTCGAGCGCACGCCGCGCGCCGTGACTATCCACGAATTGACGCTGTTGTCATGGGAGGGCGAGCGCTGCCGTGTGCGCGTCCGCTGCAGCAAGGGCACCTATATCCGTACGCTGGCCGAGGATATTGGCGAACGTCTCGGTTGTGGCGCGCATCTCGTGGCTTTGCGCCGCATCCGTGTCGGCGATCTTGACGTGGCGATGGCGGTGACGCTCGAGCAGATCGAGGCGATCGCTGAAGAGGCGCGCGCTGCCGTGTTGCAGTCGCCGGATGCCTTGCTGCAGTCGCTGCCGGAAATCGTTCTGAGCGAAGATCAGGCACGCCGCTTTGCCCATGGAAATCCTGTGACGGTCGGCGTCGCGGATGCCGGGGTGTCCGGGAAGTGTCGGGTCTATGCCGGCGCGGTACTGCTCGGCGTCGGCGATCTGGACGATGACGGCCGACTGGCGCCGCGGCGTCTCGTTGCGGCCTGA